A window from Bradysia coprophila strain Holo2 chromosome X unlocalized genomic scaffold, BU_Bcop_v1 contig_20, whole genome shotgun sequence encodes these proteins:
- the LOC119068727 gene encoding alcohol dehydrogenase class-3 — MSSETAGKVITCRAAVAWEPKKPLSIETIEVAPPQANEVRIRIAATGVCHTDATTMDGLDAEGVFPVVLGHEGAGIVESVGEGVTKFKAGDHVLPLYIPQCYECAFCKSPKTNLCQKIRLTQGRGVMPNGTTRFTCKGQSLFHYMGISSFSEYTVVADISLAKIDETAPLDKVCLLGCGIPTGYGAVLNTAKVEPGSTCGVWGLGAVGLATLMGCKKAGASKIVGIDINPSKFDIAKQFGATEFINPKDFGDTPIQQVIVEKYGGLDYTFECVGNIHTMRAALESACKGWGVSVIVGVAPSGTEVSTRPFQLVTGRTWKGTAFGGWKSVDSAPKLVDSYMQKELKIDEFITHTMDLDKINEAFDLLHRGESIRAVVLLK, encoded by the exons ATGTCGTCCGAAACCGCCGGAAAG GTTATTACGTGCAGAGCAGCTGTCGCCTGGGAGCCAAAGAAGCCGCTTTCTATTGAGACCATTGAAGTTGCACCACCTCAAGCTAATGAAGTTCGTATTCGAATTGCCGCAACCGGCGTCTGCCATACAGATGCAACTACAATGGATGGGCTAGATGCTGAAGGTGTTTTTCCTGTTGTTCTTGGCCATGAAGGCGCTGGTATTGTCGAGAGTGTCGGCGAGGGAGTTACTAAGTTCAAAGCTGGCGATCATGTACTACCATTGTACATTCCACAATGCTACGAGTGTGCCTTTTGCAAGAGCCCCAAAACCAATTTGTGTCAAAAGATTCGGCTAACCCAAGGACGTGGAGTTATGCCGAATGGAACGACACGATTTACCTGCAAGGGACAATCGCTTTTCCATTACATGGGAATATCATCATTTTCCGAGTATACGGTCGTTGCCGACATATCTTTAGCTAAG ATCGACGAAACTGCTCCCTTGGACAAGGTTTGTTTGTTGGGCTGTGGAATTCCGACTGGATATGGAGCTGTCTTGAATACTGCTAAAGTCGAACCGGGTAGTACCTGTGGTGTTTGGGGTCTCGGCGCTGTTGGCTTGGCAACATTGATGGGCTGCAAGAAGGCTGGAGCTTCGAAAATTGTTGGCATTGACATCAACCCGAGCAAATTCGATATTGCCAAACAATTCGGTGCCACTGAATTCATCAATCCGAAAGATTTCGGTGATACGCCCATTCAGCAAGTGATCGTAGAAAAGTATGGTGGACTTGATTACACCTTCGAATGCGTCGGAAATATTCATACGATGCGAGCAGCTCTG GAATCGGCTTGCAAGGGATGGGGAGTGTCGGTTATCGTTGGTGTTGCACCATCTGGCACTGAAGTCAGTACCCGACCATTCCAATTGGTAACCGGCCGAACATGGAAGGGAACAGCATTTGGTGGATGGAAGAGTGTCGACAGCGCTCCGAAATTGGTCGATTCGTACATGCAGAAGGAATTGAAGATCGACGAATTTATCACTCATACTATGGATTTGGACAAAATCAATGAGGCATTCGATTTGCTACATCGCGGTGAAAGCATCCGTGCCGTTGTCTTActtaaataa
- the LOC119068729 gene encoding thymosin beta isoform X1: MAAPALKDLPKVAVDLKSQLEGFTTDKLKNTDTQEKIILPTAEDVQQEKQHQSLLQGVENFDPKILKQTHTHEKIVLPTAEDVATEKSQKNLFNTIEGFDSTKLKHAETQEKNPLPDKDVIIAEKRHETILNEVEHFDQSGMHHVETAEKNPLPPLEAIEQEKTKNNFINGIENFDSTKLKHTETCEKNPLPTKEIIEEEKKA, encoded by the exons ATGGCCGCACCAGCATTAAAAGATCTTCCAAAAGTTGCCGTCGATCTTAAGAGTCAGTTGGAAGGGTTTACCACAGATAAACTAAAGAACACCGATACAcaggaaaaaataattttgcccaCGGCTGAAG ATGTTCAGCAAGAGAAGCAGCACCAGTCATTGTTGCAAGGTGTAGAGAATTTTGACCCCAAAATATTGAAGCAAACGCATACAcatgaaaaaattgttcttcCCACTGCCGAAg ATGTGGCCACTGAAAAATCACAGAAAAACCTATTCAACACCATCGAAGGTTTCGATTCTACCAAACTGAAACATGCCGAAACTCAGGAAAAAAACCCGTTGCCAGATAAAGATG TTATAATTGCTGAAAAACGGCATGAAACCATTCTGAATGAAGTGGAACATTTCGACCAGAGTGGTATGCATCATGTTGAGACAGCTGAAAAAAATCCATTGCCCCCATTGGAAG CCATTGAACAGgagaaaaccaaaaacaacTTTATCAATGGTATCGAAAACTTTGACTCCACTAAATTGAAGCACACTGAAACGTGCGAAAAGAATCCGCTGCCAAccaaagaaattatcgaagaagaaaagaaagcATAA
- the LOC119068729 gene encoding thymosin beta isoform X3: protein MAAPALKDLPKVAVDLKSQLEGFTTDKLKNTDTQEKIILPTAEDVQQEKQHQSLLQGVENFDPKILKQTHTHEKIVLPTAEDVATEKSQKNLFNTIEGFDSTKLKHAETQEKNPLPDKDAIEQEKTKNNFINGIENFDSTKLKHTETCEKNPLPTKEIIEEEKKA from the exons ATGGCCGCACCAGCATTAAAAGATCTTCCAAAAGTTGCCGTCGATCTTAAGAGTCAGTTGGAAGGGTTTACCACAGATAAACTAAAGAACACCGATACAcaggaaaaaataattttgcccaCGGCTGAAG ATGTTCAGCAAGAGAAGCAGCACCAGTCATTGTTGCAAGGTGTAGAGAATTTTGACCCCAAAATATTGAAGCAAACGCATACAcatgaaaaaattgttcttcCCACTGCCGAAg ATGTGGCCACTGAAAAATCACAGAAAAACCTATTCAACACCATCGAAGGTTTCGATTCTACCAAACTGAAACATGCCGAAACTCAGGAAAAAAACCCGTTGCCAGATAAAGATG CCATTGAACAGgagaaaaccaaaaacaacTTTATCAATGGTATCGAAAACTTTGACTCCACTAAATTGAAGCACACTGAAACGTGCGAAAAGAATCCGCTGCCAAccaaagaaattatcgaagaagaaaagaaagcATAA
- the LOC119068729 gene encoding thymosin beta isoform X4, with protein MAAPALKDLPKVAVDLKSQLEGFTTDKLKNTDTQEKIILPTAEDVATEKSQKNLFNTIEGFDSTKLKHAETQEKNPLPDKDAIEQEKTKNNFINGIENFDSTKLKHTETCEKNPLPTKEIIEEEKKA; from the exons ATGGCCGCACCAGCATTAAAAGATCTTCCAAAAGTTGCCGTCGATCTTAAGAGTCAGTTGGAAGGGTTTACCACAGATAAACTAAAGAACACCGATACAcaggaaaaaataattttgcccaCGGCTGAAG ATGTGGCCACTGAAAAATCACAGAAAAACCTATTCAACACCATCGAAGGTTTCGATTCTACCAAACTGAAACATGCCGAAACTCAGGAAAAAAACCCGTTGCCAGATAAAGATG CCATTGAACAGgagaaaaccaaaaacaacTTTATCAATGGTATCGAAAACTTTGACTCCACTAAATTGAAGCACACTGAAACGTGCGAAAAGAATCCGCTGCCAAccaaagaaattatcgaagaagaaaagaaagcATAA
- the LOC119068729 gene encoding thymosin beta isoform X2: MAAPALKDLPKVAVDLKSQLEGFTTDKLKNTDTQEKIILPTAEDVATEKSQKNLFNTIEGFDSTKLKHAETQEKNPLPDKDVIIAEKRHETILNEVEHFDQSGMHHVETAEKNPLPPLEAIEQEKTKNNFINGIENFDSTKLKHTETCEKNPLPTKEIIEEEKKA, from the exons ATGGCCGCACCAGCATTAAAAGATCTTCCAAAAGTTGCCGTCGATCTTAAGAGTCAGTTGGAAGGGTTTACCACAGATAAACTAAAGAACACCGATACAcaggaaaaaataattttgcccaCGGCTGAAG ATGTGGCCACTGAAAAATCACAGAAAAACCTATTCAACACCATCGAAGGTTTCGATTCTACCAAACTGAAACATGCCGAAACTCAGGAAAAAAACCCGTTGCCAGATAAAGATG TTATAATTGCTGAAAAACGGCATGAAACCATTCTGAATGAAGTGGAACATTTCGACCAGAGTGGTATGCATCATGTTGAGACAGCTGAAAAAAATCCATTGCCCCCATTGGAAG CCATTGAACAGgagaaaaccaaaaacaacTTTATCAATGGTATCGAAAACTTTGACTCCACTAAATTGAAGCACACTGAAACGTGCGAAAAGAATCCGCTGCCAAccaaagaaattatcgaagaagaaaagaaagcATAA